One window of Salmo salar chromosome ssa11, Ssal_v3.1, whole genome shotgun sequence genomic DNA carries:
- the LOC106563685 gene encoding cationic amino acid transporter 3, giving the protein MVEKMASFGRILLRRRALDFSDEGTRFARCLSTLDLVALGVGSTLGAGVYVLAGEVAREKAGPAIVLCFLIAALSSMLAGLCYAEFGARVPKTGSAYLYSYVTVGEIWAFITGWNLILSYVIGTASVARAWSSTFDNLVEEKISFFFRSSMAMKVPGGVLAEYPDLFALIIVLLLTGLLAFGVSESALINKIFTGVNLVVLGFIIISGFVKGDPDHWNLTLEDFVNTYPNYNNTSSISQEVVDKMFGSGGFAPFGLSGILSGAATCFYAFVGFDCIATTSEEAKNPMRSIPVGIVASLLICFFAYFGVSAALTLMMPYYLLNTQSPLPEAFTYVGWDPARYIVAVGSLCALSTSLLGSMFPMPRVIYAMAEDGLLFRGLSHMNTRTKTPLIATIVSGCVASLMAFLFDLAALVDLMSIGTLLAYSLVAICVLILRYQPGTLSSSSQTEELVGGEKVARGDSGDEYDLEDRPLRDNFTPCLLLFPSGALPTKTSGNIVYATTAIISVLITVLCLVLAGKLDELMEVQPVWVTVCVVLALLCALCVIIIWRQPESKEALTFKVPLLPWLPLFSVFVNIYLMMQLDLATWCRFAVWMAIGFTIYFFYGIWHSSAATSSTPGKYEPALQTKKKPIYLGGDESEVEGMSP; this is encoded by the exons ATGGTAGAAAAGATGGCCTCCTTCGGCCGGATCCTGCTGCGACGCAGGGCACTGGATTTCTCCGATGAAGGAACCCGCTTTGCCCGCTGCCTCTCCACACTGGACCTGGTGGCCTTGGGGGTGGGCTCCACCCTGGGGGCAGGGGTGTACGTTCTGGCTGGTGAAGTGGCCAGGGAGAAGGCTGGACCTGCCATCGTTCTCTGCTTCCTCATCGCTGCACTCTCCTCTATGCTGGCCGGACTCTGTTACGCCGAGTTTGGCGCCCGCGTACCCAAGACGGGTTCGGCGTACCTGTACAGTTATGTGACGGTTGGTGAGATCTGGGCCTTCATCACGGGATGGAACCTCATCCTCTCCTATGTCATCG GTACAGCCAGTGTGGCCCGAGCCTGGAGCTCTACATTTGATAATCTGGTGGAGGAGAAGATCTCTTTCTTCTTCAGGTCTTCCATGGCCATGAAGGTCCCGGGGGGCGTGCTGGCTGAATACCCTGACCTGTTTGCACTCATCATCGTGCTCTTATTAACTG GGCTGCTGGCATTTGGAGTGAGTGAGTCTGCCTTGATCAATAAGATTTTCACTGGGGTCAACCTGGTGGTGCTGGGCTTCATCATCATCTCAGGCTTTGTGAAGGGAGACCCAGACCACTGGAACCTCACCCTGGAGGACTTTGTTAATACCTACCCCAACTACAACAACACCTCCAGCATATCCCAGGA GGTTGTGGATAAGATGTTTGGCTCAGGTGGTTTTGCTCCTTTTGGCCTCAGTGGCATTCTGTCCGGTGCTGCTACCTGTTTCTATGCATTCGTTGGTTTCGACTGCATCGCCACTACCA GCGAAGAGGCTAAGAACCCCATGCGTTCCATCCCCGTGGGCATCGTGGCCTCTCTGCTCATCTGTTTCTTCGCCTACTTCGGGGTGTCTGCAGCCCTCACCCTCATGATGCCCTACTACCTGCTgaacacccagagccccctgccAGAGGCCTTCACCTACGTGGGCTGGGATCCTGCTCGCTACATCGTGGCTGTGGGTTCCCTCTGTGCTCTCTCCACCAG CCTGCTTGGGTCCATGTTCCCCATGCCGAGGGTGATCTACGCCATGGCAGAGGATGGGCTCCTGTTCCGTGGCCTGTCCCACATGAACACGCGCACCAAGACCCCCCTGATAGCCACTATCGTCTCTGGCTGTGTGGCAT CTCTGATGGCCTTCCTCTTTGACCTGGCTGCCCTGGTTGATCTCATGTCCATAGGGACACTGCTGGCCTACTCACTAGTGGCCATCTGTGTGCTTATCCTCAG gtaCCAGCCCGGCACCCTGAGCTCATCCAGTCAGACAGAAGAGCTGGTTGGAGGGGAGAAGGTGGCCCGGGGGGACAGTGGAGATGAGTACGATCTGGAGGACCGCCCTCTCAGGGACAACTTCaccccctgcctcctcctcttccccagtGGTGCCTTACCCACCAAGACCTCCGGGAACATCGTCTATGCCACCACGGCCATTATCT CTGTGCTCATCACTGTGCTGTGTCTGGTGCTGGCAGGGAAGCTGGATGAGTTGATGGAGGTTCAGCCTGTGTGGGTCACAGTGTGTGTAGTCCTGGCCTTGCTCTGTGCCCTTTGTGTCATTATCATCTGGAGACAACCAGAGAGCAAGGAAGCCCTCACCTTCAAG GTGCCCctgctgccttggctgcctctgtTCAGTGTCTTTGTTAACATCTACCTCATGATGCAGCTGGACCTGGCTACGTGGTGCCGTTTTGCTGTGTGGATGGCCATTG GATTCACAATCTACTTCTTTTATGGGATCTGGCACAGCAGTGCGGCAACCAGCAGCACCCCTGGGAAATATGAGCCTGCCCTCCAGACCAAGAAGAAGCCCATCTACCTGGGGGGAGACGAGAGTGAGGTGGAGGGGATGAGCCCCTGA